The Puntigrus tetrazona isolate hp1 chromosome 19, ASM1883169v1, whole genome shotgun sequence genome has a segment encoding these proteins:
- the LOC122323385 gene encoding succinate dehydrogenase assembly factor 3, mitochondrial-like isoform X2 — translation MSPLVSFGFELSARFSSQTRREVMAHVSAVRALYKRILLLHRFMPVDLRALGDQYVKDEFRRHKTATDEEATRFLTEWQVNRDSPAPVRPSLDRRPRPLHQRQRHIKSCVLLKHKFDRKQS, via the exons ATGTCACCTCTCGTGAGCTTCGGCTTTGAGCTTTCAGCACGCTTTTCCAGTCAGACTCGGCGTGAAGTTATGGCTCACGTGTCGGCGGTGCGGGCTCTGTATAAGAGGATCCTGCTGCTGCACCGCTTCATGCCCGTGGACCTGCGGGCTCTGGGGGATCAGTACGTGAAGGACGAGTTCAGAAGACACAAGACCGCCACAGACGAAGAGGCGACGCGCTTCTTGACGGAGTGGCAGGTAAACAGAGACTCGCCCGCTCCTGTCAGACCGTCCCTTGACCGCAGGCCTCGGCCTCTACACCAGCGACAGAGACACATAAAGAGCTGTGTCCTCCTGAAACACAA GTTTGATCGTAAGCAGTCATGA
- the LOC122323385 gene encoding succinate dehydrogenase assembly factor 3, mitochondrial-like isoform X1 gives MSPLVSFGFELSARFSSQTRREVMAHVSAVRALYKRILLLHRFMPVDLRALGDQYVKDEFRRHKTATDEEATRFLTEWQNYKDTLQTQVLEAVGNKKLEFGSDLSEEKLKDFQDEQIGQLYELMLESTKPNRQFDIQEEGTPK, from the exons ATGTCACCTCTCGTGAGCTTCGGCTTTGAGCTTTCAGCACGCTTTTCCAGTCAGACTCGGCGTGAAGTTATGGCTCACGTGTCGGCGGTGCGGGCTCTGTATAAGAGGATCCTGCTGCTGCACCGCTTCATGCCCGTGGACCTGCGGGCTCTGGGGGATCAGTACGTGAAGGACGAGTTCAGAAGACACAAGACCGCCACAGACGAAGAGGCGACGCGCTTCTTGACGGAGTGGCAG AACTACAAAGACACTCTACAGACGCAAGTGCTGGAAGCGGTGGGAAACAAGAAATTGGAGTTTGGCTCTGATTTATCGGAAGAGAAACTCAAAGACTTTCAAGATGAACAGATCGGACAGCTTTATGAGCTTATGCTTGAGTCCACAAAACCAAACCGACAGTTTGATATTCAAGAAGAGGGAACGCCAAAGTAA